GAAGATCTTGTCGAGACCCTCGGCTTCCGCCTGTTCCTTGACCAGGCCGGAGCCCGGCACGATCATGGCGTTGACACGTGGATTGACTTTTCTGCCCTCGACCACCTTGGCGGCGGCGCGCAGGTCCTCGATACGGCCATTGGTGCAGGAGCCGATGAAGACGCGATCGAGCGCGATGTCGGTGATCCTGGTTCCCGGCGTCAGCCCCATATAATCGAGCGCGCGGATCTTCGAGGTGCGCTTATTCTCGTCGGTGATCTCCTCCGGATTTGGCACCACGCCCTGGACCGACACGACGTCTTCCGGCGAGGAGCCCCAGGAGACGATCGGCGGCAGTTTCGCCGCGTCGAGCACGATCACCTTGTCGAAATGCGCGCCTTCGTCCGACTGCAGTGTCTTCCAGTATTCGAGCGCCGCGTCCCAGGCCGCGCCCTTCGGCGCGCGCGGCTTGTCCTTGACATAGGCGAAGGTCGTCTCGTCGGGCGCGATCAGGCCGGCGCGGGCACCGCCCTCAATCGACATGTTGCAGATGGTCATGCGGCCTTCCATCGACAGCGAGCGGATCGCCTCGCCGGCATATTCGATGACGTAGCCGGTGCCGCCGGCGGTGCCGATCTCGCCGATGATGGCCAGGATGATGTCCTTGGCGGTCACGCCTTCCGGCAACTGACCGTCGACGCGCACCAGCATGTTCTTGGCCTTGCGCTGGATCAGCGTCTGCGTCGCCAGCACATGCTCGACCTCCGACGTGCCGATACCGTGCGCCAGCGCGCCGAAGGCACCGTGCGTCGAAGTGTGGCTGTCACCGCAGACGATGGTCATGCCGGGCAAGGTAAAACCCTGCTCCGGGCCGATGATGTGGACGATCCCCTGGCGGATATCGTTCTCGGAATAATACTCGACGCCGAAATCCTTGGCGTTCTTGGCCAGCGCCTCGACCTGGATGCGGCTTTCCTCGTTCTTGATGCCGAACTTGCGCTCGGGCGAGGTCGAGACGTTGTGGTCAACCACGGCCAGCGTCTTTTCTGGATGCCGGACTTTCCTGCCGCTCAGGCGCAGGCCCTCGAAGGCCTGCGGGCTGGTGACTTCATGGACGAGGTGGCGGTCGATGTAGAGCAGGCAGGTGCCGTCGTCCTGGCGGTCGACGACATGGTCGTCGAAAATCTTGTCGTAGAGGGTGCGCGGTGCGCTCATGTGCGTAAATCCGTCGATTTGGAATGAGGAAAGGAGCATATGCCGCAAGCCGCGGCCGACCGTCGGGATCAGCGAAGTCGGCTGGTGAGGGCGCCGGACACGCGCGCGGAGAATCGCGACGGCAGGCGTTTCCTGTCCTGCAGCACGAAACCCTTATAGGCCGGATTGCCAAAAAGCTCTTCCATGGCGGCGTAGATAGCAACGTTTTGCCTTTTCGGCAATTGGTTGATCCGATGACTCAGGCAACCGCTCAGGCTTTGAATTATTCCTCAACCCATCCAGACGTTGGCGCTGCCCCTCACCTGCCTGCCGGCATCCTCTCCCCGTATAGTGACGGGGAGAGGGAAGCTCTCATCGCTGACTTCGCCAATCGTCTACGTCGCCAGAGAAAGGCGTCGAGGCTGCGGCCAGCCACTTCTCCCCGTCACTATACGGGGAGAAGTGCCCGGCAGGGCGATGAGGGGCAGCGCGACTCCGCGAATTTGAGACCCTACAGAACCTCGAACACAAAGGTCTTCACCAGCGCCTCAGGCTCGGCGATCGCATAGCAGCGGAACCACGGGCTTTGCTCGACCAGGCGCCATTTCCTTGCCTGTGTGAGGTCGTCAAACACGGCCTGGAAACCGCCGCTTTCGAAAACCTGGTCGCGCACGGTGAAGATGGCGTGGCCGCCTTTGCGCGTGATGCGCACCAACTCATGCAGGCCCGACGCCGGCGCGTGGCTAATGGTGAACACGCCGGTCGAGAAGAAGGCGCGGAAATGTCCGTCCGGCCAGGGCAAAGACCCGCCCAGCATCGCCTTTTTCAGCTCGCCATACGCATTGCGGCTGCCGGCGATCTTCAGCATGTCGTCGGACAGGTCGAGCCCGGCAATATCGCCGTAGCCCAGCGCCTTGAGCGATGGCCCTGACAGGCCGGTGCCGCAGCCGGCGTCGAGCAGCGGCCCTTCACCCGCCGGCACATGGCGCGCTATCCAGGCGGTGATGAGGAACGGCAGGAGATAGCCAAGCGAAGCGGTCTCGCTGTCATAGGTCGCGGCCCATGCGGCATAGGCTTGCGCCAGCTTTTCCGGCGTGTCGGCTCCATAGACGGAATCCAGCGCCGCATTGGCCTTGTCGACGATCATCGGTCTTGCTTCTCCCGCTTATGCATGTCGCCCAAAAGGGCGTCGCGGTTTTGGGCCAATGACATGCATAAATGCAAGATAACCCTGTCTTTGCCCAAAAACTATTCCTCGTGCTGGCGGCGCAAGCGCCGCTCCAGCGCCCTGAGTGCCAGCGACAGGCCGACGGTCAGGATGAGATAGATGTAGGCGACGATCGAATAGGTCTCGAAGAAGCGGAAGGAGCCAGCGGCATAGACCTTGCCCATCTGGATGATGTCGGCGACGCCGAGCACCGAGACCAGCGAGGAATCCTTGACCAGGGCGACGAAGTCGTTCCCCAGCGGCGGCAGGATGGTGCGGATCGCCTGCGGAAACACGATCAGCCGGAAGCGCTGGGAGCGGCTCAGGCCAAGCGCCTTGGCCGCTTCTATCTGGCCTTTCTCGACCGCCTGAATGCCGGCCCGGAAAACCTCGGAGATGAAGGCCGAATAGCCGATGGTCAGCGCCATGATGGCGCGCCACAACAGCGAGACATCCCGCACCAGAAGCTCGCCGAGCAGGCCGGCGCCCTGCAGCGGCGCGGTCAACGTGTTCCAGGCCGCGACAAAGGCCGGCGCGCCGGCGAAGGCGATCCAGAACAGCAGCACCAGGATCGGCACGCCACGGATGATCTCGACATAGAAGCGCGCGATCTGCCGCAACCAGGGCGAACCTGACAGGCCCATCAGCGCAATGCCGAGGCCGATCATCGAGGCCAGCGCAAAGGCGACCACCGTGACGAAGACGGTGATGCCGATGCCCTTGGCGAC
The genomic region above belongs to Mesorhizobium sp. B4-1-4 and contains:
- the leuC gene encoding 3-isopropylmalate dehydratase large subunit, whose amino-acid sequence is MSAPRTLYDKIFDDHVVDRQDDGTCLLYIDRHLVHEVTSPQAFEGLRLSGRKVRHPEKTLAVVDHNVSTSPERKFGIKNEESRIQVEALAKNAKDFGVEYYSENDIRQGIVHIIGPEQGFTLPGMTIVCGDSHTSTHGAFGALAHGIGTSEVEHVLATQTLIQRKAKNMLVRVDGQLPEGVTAKDIILAIIGEIGTAGGTGYVIEYAGEAIRSLSMEGRMTICNMSIEGGARAGLIAPDETTFAYVKDKPRAPKGAAWDAALEYWKTLQSDEGAHFDKVIVLDAAKLPPIVSWGSSPEDVVSVQGVVPNPEEITDENKRTSKIRALDYMGLTPGTRITDIALDRVFIGSCTNGRIEDLRAAAKVVEGRKVNPRVNAMIVPGSGLVKEQAEAEGLDKIFLAAGFDWREPGCSMCLAMNDDRLKPHERCASTSNRNFEGRQGFKGRTHLVSPAMAAAAAIAGHFVDIRDWK
- a CDS encoding class I SAM-dependent DNA methyltransferase; protein product: MIVDKANAALDSVYGADTPEKLAQAYAAWAATYDSETASLGYLLPFLITAWIARHVPAGEGPLLDAGCGTGLSGPSLKALGYGDIAGLDLSDDMLKIAGSRNAYGELKKAMLGGSLPWPDGHFRAFFSTGVFTISHAPASGLHELVRITRKGGHAIFTVRDQVFESGGFQAVFDDLTQARKWRLVEQSPWFRCYAIAEPEALVKTFVFEVL
- a CDS encoding amino acid ABC transporter permease, with protein sequence MQPSSSKPEFPWWLAVAAVLALAAALFIATSDLYAQVFATVAKGIGITVFVTVVAFALASMIGLGIALMGLSGSPWLRQIARFYVEIIRGVPILVLLFWIAFAGAPAFVAAWNTLTAPLQGAGLLGELLVRDVSLLWRAIMALTIGYSAFISEVFRAGIQAVEKGQIEAAKALGLSRSQRFRLIVFPQAIRTILPPLGNDFVALVKDSSLVSVLGVADIIQMGKVYAAGSFRFFETYSIVAYIYLILTVGLSLALRALERRLRRQHEE